A genome region from Streptomyces sp. NBC_01296 includes the following:
- a CDS encoding ABC transporter substrate-binding protein, whose protein sequence is MTEWRRTASFSRTLLATAMGSCLVTGCGVLPGGPGGSGDTITVMTFAPQGTQATNMPGMPGMAKAYEAWVNSKGGINGHKLRVLTCNEKNTANGAADCARKAISEKAVAVVGSYSQHGRAFMAPLEAEGIPFIGGYGVSSEEFQSPFSYPVNGGQPVLLAGAGHQLGRACSQVAVVRPDTLAGDSMPLLLNAGLKANKMPDANDIRAAEDSADYTPQAREALSNSSGGKDKGCVTAVLGERTETFFDAFRRVDDKHKNPQISSVLGSVSQAVVDRTGGKESPFEGAYLTSWYPVSTDPLWEQMRNVISDHAFGNDAVDADDSGTQTTWIAYTVLSETVKRFKSGEDITARKVARALNQSEPVKTGGLTPDLSWRYKDMRAVAGFPRMVNGRVNFQVVQAGRLVAQPGEQSMDMTQTLEQAPRAA, encoded by the coding sequence ATGACCGAATGGCGACGCACGGCATCCTTTTCCCGCACTCTGCTGGCAACGGCGATGGGCTCGTGTCTCGTCACCGGTTGCGGGGTGCTCCCCGGAGGCCCGGGGGGCTCCGGGGACACCATCACGGTCATGACCTTCGCACCGCAGGGCACCCAGGCGACCAACATGCCCGGAATGCCCGGCATGGCCAAGGCCTATGAGGCCTGGGTCAACTCCAAGGGCGGCATCAACGGTCACAAACTGCGCGTACTGACCTGCAACGAGAAGAACACCGCGAACGGCGCCGCCGACTGCGCCCGCAAGGCCATCAGCGAGAAGGCCGTCGCGGTCGTCGGCTCGTACAGCCAGCACGGGCGCGCCTTCATGGCACCCCTGGAGGCCGAGGGCATCCCCTTCATCGGCGGGTACGGGGTCTCCTCCGAGGAGTTCCAGAGCCCCTTCTCCTACCCCGTCAACGGCGGTCAGCCCGTGCTCCTCGCCGGCGCCGGGCACCAGCTGGGCCGGGCCTGCAGCCAGGTGGCCGTCGTCCGCCCGGACACCCTCGCGGGCGACTCCATGCCGCTCCTGCTCAACGCCGGGCTCAAGGCCAACAAGATGCCCGACGCCAACGACATCCGGGCCGCCGAGGACTCCGCGGACTACACGCCGCAGGCCCGCGAGGCGCTCTCCAACTCCTCCGGCGGCAAGGACAAGGGCTGCGTCACGGCCGTCCTCGGCGAGCGCACGGAGACGTTCTTCGACGCCTTCCGCCGCGTCGACGACAAGCACAAGAACCCGCAGATCTCCTCCGTGCTGGGCAGCGTCAGCCAGGCCGTGGTCGACCGCACCGGCGGCAAGGAGAGCCCCTTCGAGGGCGCGTACCTCACCAGCTGGTACCCGGTGTCGACCGATCCGCTGTGGGAGCAGATGCGGAACGTGATCTCCGATCACGCGTTCGGCAACGACGCCGTGGACGCGGACGACAGCGGGACGCAGACCACCTGGATCGCGTACACGGTGCTCAGCGAGACCGTGAAGCGGTTCAAGTCCGGCGAGGACATCACGGCGCGCAAGGTGGCGCGCGCGCTGAACCAGTCGGAGCCGGTGAAGACCGGTGGGCTGACCCCGGACCTGAGCTGGCGCTACAAGGACATGCGCGCCGTCGCCGGCTTCCCGCGCATGGTGAACGGGCGGGTCAACTTCCAGGTCGTCCAGGCGGGCCGACTGGTCGCCCAGCCGGGCGAGCAGTCGATGGACATGACCCAGACCCTGGAGCAGGCCCCCCGCGCCGCCTAG
- a CDS encoding SCO4402 family protein, with amino-acid sequence MGGMPLNDMPWWRWRSNVRSALHMLSDPVFHEGTWLAGVEGYGDVTDAVYRLVEDTWLDSWSAEKYVGTIFRDSQEAALVDLAVLRVLRILHQVGPDAPVSAFLEHHAWPEAVRAAREAHVRLATADGDEPDAAPQSLELLRILTRAV; translated from the coding sequence ATGGGCGGCATGCCCCTGAACGACATGCCGTGGTGGCGCTGGCGCAGCAACGTGCGCTCGGCGCTTCACATGCTTTCCGACCCGGTCTTCCACGAGGGGACCTGGCTCGCCGGTGTCGAGGGGTACGGGGACGTCACCGACGCCGTGTACCGGCTCGTCGAGGACACCTGGCTCGACAGCTGGTCCGCCGAGAAGTACGTCGGCACGATCTTCCGCGACTCCCAGGAGGCCGCGCTCGTGGACCTCGCGGTGCTGCGGGTGCTGCGGATCCTGCACCAGGTCGGGCCCGACGCCCCCGTCTCCGCCTTCCTCGAGCACCACGCCTGGCCCGAGGCGGTACGCGCCGCGCGCGAGGCGCACGTACGGCTCGCGACCGCGGACGGGGACGAACCGGACGCCGCGCCGCAGTCGCTGGAACTGCTGAGGATCCTCACCCGCGCGGTGTGA
- the purU gene encoding formyltetrahydrofolate deformylase, producing MSDDPQPQAPQQYVLTLSCPDKQGIVHAVSSYLFMTGCNIEDSRQFGDHDTGLFFMRVHFSADAPVTLDKLRASFAAIGDSFRMDWELHRSDDRMRIVLMVSKFGHCLNDLLFRTSIGALPIEIAAVVSNHTDFADLVRSYDVPFHHIPVTKDTKAAAETQLLELVRAENVELVVLARYMQVLSDTLCKELSGRIINIHHSFLPSFKGAKPYHQAHARGVKLIGATAHYVTADLDEGPIIEQEVERVGHEVTPDQLVAIGRDVECQALARAVKWHSEHRVLLNGTRTVVFA from the coding sequence ATGAGCGACGACCCGCAGCCCCAGGCCCCCCAGCAGTACGTACTGACCCTGTCCTGCCCGGACAAGCAGGGCATCGTGCACGCCGTGTCCAGTTATCTGTTCATGACCGGATGCAACATCGAGGACAGCCGTCAGTTCGGCGACCACGACACCGGCCTCTTCTTCATGCGGGTCCACTTCTCGGCCGACGCTCCGGTGACGCTGGACAAGCTGCGGGCCAGCTTCGCCGCCATCGGGGACTCGTTCCGGATGGACTGGGAGCTCCACCGCTCCGACGACCGCATGCGGATCGTGCTGATGGTGTCGAAGTTCGGGCACTGCCTGAACGACCTGCTGTTCCGTACGAGCATCGGCGCGCTGCCGATCGAGATCGCGGCGGTGGTCTCGAACCACACCGACTTCGCCGATCTGGTCCGCTCGTACGACGTCCCCTTCCACCACATCCCGGTGACGAAGGACACGAAGGCGGCAGCGGAGACGCAGCTGCTGGAGCTGGTGCGGGCCGAGAACGTGGAGCTCGTGGTGCTGGCGCGGTACATGCAGGTGCTGTCGGACACCCTGTGCAAGGAGTTGAGCGGGCGGATCATCAACATCCACCACTCCTTCCTGCCGAGCTTCAAGGGCGCGAAGCCGTACCACCAGGCGCATGCGCGCGGTGTGAAGCTGATCGGCGCCACCGCGCACTACGTGACGGCCGACCTGGACGAGGGACCGATCATCGAGCAGGAGGTCGAGCGGGTGGGCCACGAGGTGACGCCGGACCAGCTGGTGGCGATCGGGCGGGACGTGGAATGCCAGGCGCTGGCGCGGGCCGTGAAGTGGCACAGCGAACACCGCGTACTCCTGAACGGCACCCGCACGGTCGTCTTCGCGTAA
- a CDS encoding maleylpyruvate isomerase N-terminal domain-containing protein gives MTGPADPPADGYDEQRRAGPPRIPGPRGAADDLDPRYAPEPLPQPQPAAAPQPPRSHAVLKSLLGAWALAACSAEETQAVEDHLTECAPCAEEALRLRDAVGLLHPEESLDLKPLLRSRVLEDCLGKRPARIPVPVWANPYDTETARLDALLRDFGDAEWQTPVRLKWFEEERRQYRRTTVAGVIGHLLTVDGMVATALGLDDPLGPQAPSGAMGRTEHYWKSAAQPLTRQIREPWREQGHTLVRTVSFAGRGVGHLSVDYGAFALPLGDAFLERAFECWVHAWDIAEAVDYPYDPPSGPHLNRMIDLAARLLPSALAHRRRAGLAAPARGLVAAGAPGRTLHLEIEGAGGGSWDIALDSPAAKPSPEHTVAQIALDGAEFCQLAAGHISPEEAAVGQHGDREAIRDVLFAAASLSRL, from the coding sequence ATGACCGGCCCCGCCGACCCGCCCGCCGACGGATACGACGAGCAGCGCCGCGCCGGTCCGCCGCGCATACCGGGCCCGCGCGGGGCCGCCGACGACCTCGACCCGCGGTACGCACCGGAGCCGCTGCCGCAGCCGCAGCCGGCGGCTGCGCCACAGCCGCCGCGGTCGCATGCCGTACTGAAGTCCCTGCTCGGCGCGTGGGCGCTCGCGGCGTGCTCCGCCGAGGAGACCCAGGCGGTGGAGGACCACCTCACCGAGTGCGCTCCCTGCGCGGAGGAGGCGCTGCGGCTGCGTGACGCCGTGGGCCTGCTGCACCCGGAGGAGAGCCTCGACCTCAAGCCGCTGCTGCGCTCGCGGGTGCTGGAGGACTGCCTCGGCAAGCGGCCGGCCCGGATCCCGGTGCCGGTGTGGGCGAACCCGTACGACACGGAGACGGCGCGGCTCGACGCGCTGCTGCGGGACTTCGGCGATGCGGAGTGGCAGACCCCGGTACGGCTGAAGTGGTTCGAGGAGGAGCGGCGCCAGTACCGCCGGACGACGGTGGCCGGGGTGATCGGGCACCTGCTCACGGTGGACGGGATGGTCGCGACGGCGCTGGGCCTCGACGATCCGCTGGGCCCGCAGGCGCCGTCGGGCGCGATGGGCCGTACGGAGCACTACTGGAAATCCGCCGCGCAGCCCCTCACCCGGCAGATCCGCGAGCCGTGGCGGGAGCAGGGCCACACGCTGGTGCGGACGGTGTCGTTCGCGGGGCGGGGCGTGGGGCACCTGTCGGTGGACTACGGGGCCTTCGCGCTGCCGCTCGGGGACGCGTTCCTGGAGCGGGCCTTCGAGTGCTGGGTGCATGCGTGGGACATCGCGGAGGCGGTGGACTACCCGTACGACCCGCCGTCGGGGCCGCACCTGAACCGGATGATCGACCTGGCGGCGCGGCTGCTGCCGAGTGCGCTGGCCCACCGGCGCCGGGCGGGCCTGGCGGCCCCGGCCCGCGGCCTGGTCGCGGCGGGCGCCCCGGGCCGGACCCTGCACCTGGAGATCGAGGGCGCGGGCGGCGGCAGCTGGGACATCGCGCTGGACTCCCCGGCGGCGAAGCCGTCGCCGGAGCACACGGTGGCGCAGATCGCACTGGACGGGGCCGAGTTCTGCCAGCTGGCCGCGGGCCACATCTCCCCGGAGGAAGCCGCGGTGGGCCAGCACGGCGACCGCGAAGCCATCCGCGACGTCCTGTTCGCGGCAGCTTCCCTGAGCCGCCTCTAG
- a CDS encoding sigma-70 family RNA polymerase sigma factor — MPKDVPPRWDRRMQQRLARGEAAALGELYDRFASLVHSLAHRVLGDEKAADRITREVFGYIWENPDAYDPKQGSMRSWVARITQGQAVARLRQAELGRGSREELEQKVRSASAAARADYIVTSMPAPLRAALELAYFKRRDYRQAAADLQISEDEARRRLRLGLQLLSTANALPQEDAASPGYGPPGYGTPR, encoded by the coding sequence CGAGGCCGCCGCGCTCGGAGAGCTGTACGACCGCTTCGCCTCGCTCGTGCACAGCCTGGCGCACCGGGTCCTCGGCGACGAGAAGGCCGCGGACCGGATCACCCGCGAAGTGTTCGGCTACATCTGGGAGAACCCCGACGCGTACGACCCCAAGCAGGGCTCGATGCGGTCCTGGGTCGCCCGGATCACCCAGGGCCAGGCCGTGGCCCGGCTGCGCCAGGCCGAACTGGGCCGCGGCTCGCGCGAGGAGCTCGAGCAGAAGGTGCGCAGCGCCAGCGCCGCCGCCCGCGCGGACTACATCGTCACGTCCATGCCCGCACCGCTGCGGGCCGCGCTGGAACTCGCGTACTTCAAACGCCGCGACTACCGGCAGGCCGCCGCCGACCTGCAGATCAGCGAGGACGAGGCCCGGCGCCGGCTGCGCCTCGGGCTGCAGCTGCTGTCGACCGCCAACGCCCTCCCGCAGGAGGACGCCGCATCGCCCGGATACGGCCCGCCCGGATATGGAACGCCCCGATGA